One Gossypium hirsutum isolate 1008001.06 chromosome A08, Gossypium_hirsutum_v2.1, whole genome shotgun sequence genomic window, TTAATTCCTTGGGATTTTTTTTCCCACAGCAAAACATTATCAGAGTACAGAGAAATCTATCAAAAAAAATAGAGTACAAAATCAAAAGTTACATATAACCCaacaacaagttccatataagaAGCAGCAATCCAACACAATCCAAcaaaaaaactgaaaactttaaataAAGGGGCAAAACGAAAGagatttaaaacaaaagaaaaagaaagaaaaggaactAACCATTTTGGAGTTTACAGTAGAAAatgaaaaaaaccctaaaatcctGAGGAGAGAAGGTTTATAGATCGTCGAACGATTGTTGCAGGGACAGAGAGAAGGAGGAGGAAATtgcaatgattttttttttcctttaaatttctTTTCCTCCCTTCCGTTTCAGAAGAAACGAgagaggatttttttttttaaatataaaaaagggtaAGGGACAAGGAGTTGAAACAAACTATTAGGCAACTACTGATTTTGTTTTTGGGATGAAAGCAATATTTAGCCCCCTAAActttatatttttctcaatttagtctttgAATATTTTTTGGTTTCACATTAGTCCTGTAACTTAATAGCTTTTATCGGTTTTGTTTTATGTGATAATGTGTAACTCTGATATTATATCATGTAATatcctaaaaaattataatttttataagaaatttaGGTGATAACCtgatacaattttaaaatatctgAACATTACATagatcaaaattgaaaaaattattaagttGCAGAACTAACatggacaaaaaaaaatataaagaccaaGTCGAGGGACTAAATGTTGCCTTACCCctcttgtttaaaaaaaaaaaacaaaagacacATTTTGACATTCAAAATTGACTACTTTTCAGATATTGATATCtaatatatttttagtataaTCACTTATTTGGTAagtctaactttataaaaaaaaaagttattttagttttttaattaattttccatctcttttaactcttaaatttgtattatttatcaaataatcttaaaatagatggaaaaattaACATATACTAATTTTGTTAACAcggcaaaaatttaaaaaatacaaaattattttaaaaaatttaaaaagtattaaaaatataaaaatatatatacttaaacttttttatttttttaaaaattaattaataatttttctatctatttttgTTTGATTTAACAAACAACACAAATTCAAGGCTAAAAGAGACGGAATTAAATAGATTAGctaagattttattattatttttgtaaagttaaaaggtcaaataagttattatgcGCACGTTTTTTTAGTTAGTACTATTTATATTCAATTACATAAGGGATAAACgtaaatttagctctcaatgtttatattttttgtcaatttggcccttgttgttttttgaaattaatttagttattgtacttttcaaattttaaattttcaatcctCACCAAAACAATACATCTTAATTCATCAAGTTAAGCTCTAGTAATTCCAGAATCTTATGCAGAAAATATATTATCGTACGTATGATGTCATGTCAACTTGTTATTTCAATATATAACTTACTAAAAATCCAATAATGGATTGACAAATGTCATTTTGGGTCAAGTCCaaagatttgaaatttgaaaagtataacaACTTTGAATGATACAATTAGATAATATAGATTAAATCTACAATTGTACACATAGTataatactaataattaaatttaacagaATAAAATTAGCTGCTACTATTAGGATCAAAACTAAAATTCcaatattcaaaaagaaaaagaactaaaattgACCGATTCAAAAAGTATAAcgactaaaattaatcaaattaaagtaaaaagattaaatcaacAACATTcataaagtacagggactaataataaaatttaaccttACATCAATAGTAAATTTGGATCGGCCGATTCAGCCGGGCCGAAAGGGTAATAGGCAAATGAAATTCTAAAAATGGGCCGAGGACAGGCCCATGGGTCTAGGTAAGAGATTATGGTTTTTAAGAAAGGGTATTTTAGGTAATTAAGATATTTACACGCAGCATATGCGTAAAAACCCTAATTCCATCTAAATCATATATTTTTGTGGATCTATCGAGCCGCCCAAAGAATCAAATCTCTGCTACTGCATAGTAAAAGAGAGAAAGAGCGACAATGGAGGCAGCAAGAACAGTTAAGGACGTTTCCCCTCACGATTTCGTCAAGGCTTACGCCGCCCATCTCAAGCGCTCCGGCAAggtcctttttttttcattctcagtGCTTTATAAATTCTAGAGATTCAATTAgggtttttgaaattcaaaattcgttcttttttcctctttttttgtCTACTTAGATTGAGCTTCCTTCATGGACTGATATTGTCAAGACCGGCAAACTCAAGGAACTTCCTCCATATGATCCTGATTGGTACTATATCAGAGCCGGTATGTTCATCTTATGAGCTTAATGTTTTGATTGTATACATAGTTACGTTCTTATGAGTTCTTTTTACTATCAGCTTCCATGGCGAGGAAAATATACCTGAGGGGAGGTCTTGGTGTTGGTGCCTTTAGAAGGATTTACGGTGGGGCTAAGAGAAATGGAAGCCGTCCTCGCCATTTCTGTAAGAGCAGTGGATCTGTTGCTCGCCACATTCTTCAACAATTGCAGAACGTTAACATCATTGATATTGATCCTAAAgggtgagttttttttttagtgtATGATTGTTTTTCGTTTGTTAAATTCTGATTGCTATGTTAATATTAGTGATCTCATGGTATTAAGATAGTCGGTCACCTTCAACTATGGAACTAAATtagaaagtgtttttgaaaaattcGATCCGAAAAGCATTTGATGGATGGCAAAAGCCCTTTATTTAACTTTGTTTCATTATAAAGTGGTTTTTGACATCCGAAAGCAACCCTAAACACTCTTAGGGGGTGCTTGGTTATGGAAAGAGCGAATGGAAAAGTGGAAACAAAATGAACTTCGAGTAACCATTTTTCATCCTTATGCATAGAAACAAGTCATTTCAAATCGGAAAGACAAGAGgtgagaaaataagagaaatttaagtttcttcaaaattattttttcccccaaaaggtaaatttttttctcttgtttTCCAACTtcaatttttccatttttcatcattCTAATTTTCTTTCCACTCTGCACCGAAGTAATTGACTTTGTTTAATAGAATATAAGTAGAATGGTTGATTGAATTGTTAATTTAGAGAAAGTATACAAGTAAGAATAGTTGATTATGTCCGATGCTTGTCGCTACCAATGCTTGTCGGGTCAAGTGGTAATAAGGTTAATGCCACTTGTGCAATGGTTTCGGGTTTGAGTCTTGTAGATAGAAAAAATAACTTAACCCCCCGTTTAAACATCCAAAGCAACTTAAATTCAGTTTTAGTCAAGGTTCAATTGACTACATGATActctaaaaaaataacataacaaaaataatagtttgattgtgtgattatatttgtttgatgTATTGCTACTTCTCAACTTGTGTCATCTCATCATATAACAGTGGTAGGAGAATCACATCGAACGGCCAACGCGACCTGGACCAAGTAGCCGGAAGGATTGCGGTTGCCATCTGAGTAACTTTTAATCCCGAAATTTACTTGTTTTTGCTGTTAAGCAATTTTCATTTTAGGTACCGAGAGAGTGAAGACatggaatatttttattttagggtttgTTGACTTGTTCTGTCTTTATCACCGTCGATTTTGAACCTTGTTGATGAAAACTCGAATCTTTAAATTTTGCCTTTTTTTATTGTCTAGCACTCGACGCATGGATTTCGAATTCGATTCTTGGGTAATCCTTTTTTTTATGTAGTAATATTAGGGTTGaggaaaaaattgtaaaatcgAAAATTAActtgaatatatatttaaaaaaaaaatattatttgttaaagTTTACGGAATAAacttaagaaattatttttctctagaaatagttataattatttttgaaacttagccaagttaattaaataaaaacataaaaattttcaaatggcttagtaattaaattaaattatacttttttaagttaagtgatcaaaataaaattttaatttttttttatagaatgtTTGTAACCCTTATTATGATTTACGTGATGTGtattccaaattttaaaaaaatataaattcattatttttcaaattaatctttctattatgatttagtctctatactattACTTGCAATTTGCATTTACTATAGTCTTGAAAATTATTGTTCAATTTCAAATGGAAAATATTCTATTTATGAAACCATAAAAACTTACGTATTAActatgtaaaataataaatgcTATTTTTTATACCGTAAATGTTAATTTAATCTTTCTCCCAAATACATTACCTCATCAAATATTACAAACGTTACACTTGTGATGGTGAAATATAAGCTAAATGAACCATCCACTTGGTTTTGCATGCCTAATTATGTGTTATAATGTTAGGGCTCAAAGTTTAACAATTTCTAAGCTCATTCCGCTATAGATATAATCGAGCTACTTAAATTCGGTAAAGCTCGTTTGTTAATTTTCGTACTcaatattaaacttaaattcgattaaactctatttatgtaataataaattacataatatattctCAAACCATTCCAATCAAATATTAGAATGCTAGATcaataattattaaatcaaattcaaattttatttttccaagaTCAAATTCAAATAACTTACAAACACCCCTCCTATAATGTACTAGTTGCAAGAGATTTagcttttattattgttattatggGTTCAAAGTGAATACAGTATGTTCTTTCTTCTTCTTGAATAGCCCTTCATTGTTTAAAACCTATGAATTTTAGTGCTGATCAAGAACCAATCTGTATTGAAAGATTCATAACCCAACACCCATATTTCAATGAAATAAAACAATTAGAGGTTTATAAATGGTTTGCATTCTGCAAATCATACGCAACTAGAGACAGATTTTCAATCACAATTAGAGTAAAGATATATTGAACAAAAATTGATAAGCCCCAATTcaattatttaacataattatgtCCTTAAATCTAGAAATCAAGTGATCATAGAGAAATACTGTTTATATCATAAAAGAAACTTGTAAAACCCTAACCCGATCATAGAAATCAAGCGATCAATCATCATCAGGATCAACACCTTCAAAAGCCCATTCATATTGTGCTCTAATCTCAGCTTCTTCCTCAGGTGTATAATCGTTTTCGATCCCAAAAAACCTCCTAACATGCTCCACACTCTTGTTCTTAATCCTATCAGCAACACCTTGGTTCAACGTATCAAGCATATCTTTGATGTTGAGATAATTAACGGCCAAGATCAACTCGATCAACGACTCATTGTCATGGGTCTTGATCATCTCTTCATCGTAAACCTTGCCTTCTTCCTCCGCCGACGAAGAATCGTTGCCGCGGGCACGGAGAGAGAGGTGTAATTTGCAGTACTCGATGATTGTAGAGAGACACTTGGAGGAAACGTTGGGTAGAGGGATGGGTTCGTCGGTGGCGTCGGGGTTTTCGTCGAAGAAGGTCTTGACGGTGCCGAGTTCCATGGCTACTGCTTCATCGACTTCGAATTCGTGATTGTCCGCGGTTCGGAGGGTAATTTTTCTGGGGACTGTGGTTGACATTGTGGAGACTAACAACAAAAACTGGAATTAGGGTTAGGGCCTTTGAAGAAAATGGGAAATTTTTGGTCGATCTTTAGGGATTTTGATCTTTTAAGGGTTCAGTGAGAGAGAGATACGTAAAACTGAGAGGGTATATATAGTGTCACATtggtaattaattaaataagaattctaatttttatataatttagaatttttatctGTATAGTGCAAAAATTAATTACGTAAATAAATGTGATATTTGTTACACCCTTAGCTCGTTTGTAAAATCTAAATATTCGACAATAATTATCTATTTGTAAATAGATTAATGTAGACTGCGAATACTCTACTTACCTTTTTGAGttgatgttatttatttttactttgtattaaaataaaattaataaagtaattaataaaaatacactTTTTAGTTTGGATAATAAAAATCTAATGATAAAAAAATGCAAGTTGCATTTTGAACGtgattttcgttttctttttttttttgaaataatttaaattttaaagcaaTAATTTTATGGGggtgctttttttttctttttctttttcctgttttaaattttaaaatcaatttagattatatatttatttcatatttatcctcgaaatttgacatttatacaatttaattttaacatttacaaATTTATGACTTAAAATTATTTACTTGGTTCCAAGCGTCGAAattcttttgtttcttattgTTTTCATTATAATTGTCAcctttataaaatacatatatatatatttttaaatacaaattaagtgaaaaatcctaataaaataaattatatgtagtttttcttaagaaaatagatttttttgaaagattaaacAGATAATTAGACCTGCTATAGGTCGGGCCGAGCCAAGTTTGGATTGGGTCTTGCCAAAATGTTAGGTTTGTTTGTTTGGCTTCGGCCTGGTCTGGCCCAAAAGAATGGGACTATAATTTTGTCCAAACTTGAACCGGCCaacccaaattaattttttatataaaaacttttaaaagtataatatataaaaaatattaaaaatattcaaataaatattttccaacaaattgaaaatgaatttaaaaagaatattcaTATTCAAATAACATTAAGATATGTGTAACTTAACAAGttaatacctctaaaatagtaacaaaattaataataaaataagagttatacaatatcaaacaataacaacaaaacaaatagtaacataatagtgaaatggtagcaaaactgtgataaaacaacaagaaaataacaacaaaacaacaagaaaatggTAAATTCTTTTGTCTTTTTGCTAATTTAGGTTGGGTTGAGCCGAGTCAAAAAAGTCTTACCAAAACGGGTTTTTTTTATCCAATTCTATTTTTCAGGCCTATGTTTCTACCAAAACCCTCTTATTTTTCAGACCAAACCACCAAAtctacataaaatttaaatattacagATAAAAGATATAATATGACAGCTTTAAGAATTATGAtatctcaaatttaaattttattatgatttgatttttttatgcaTAAATGTTATATGTGAGCTCTCTTCCTAATTTTTTAAGGTTTTAGTTTCAATGTTCCCGTCATCTATGAgtcctttttaaatttattctgatCTAAGTTTAATTGTACTTCGATTTTGAgtttagttgtttttttttttaattttgttttggttataatgattcaaacatgaattattttttattgtacttgtaaaatcttttaaaataatatatttaaaatttgttgataTTTTTTGTTTGGCTTAACTCACGACATgacttttaaattatatttatttttctatttcgatatttaaatttttttctcccAATTTGATACTTGAACAATTATTTTCATCTCAGtttactcaaaataaaaattttgcaataAAAATGTAACATGTAGCAAATACTTATTGAATTTCGATAATTTTAAAGTAAAAtgggactaaaatgataattcaattaaaaaagaaaaaaaaattaaatacatttaaGGAAATTCAAATCCCACTAATACTCTCagcatttaaaacaaaattgtatacaaaaatattaaaattttaattaggatTATTATCAATTATTAGTATTGGAGTTAAAGAAGCTTCCATATACattccattatttttatttttattttatttttaatatatttgaatatatatatatatatggaactCACATTTTTCTGCCTTATATACAAAAGTAGCTCTCAAACTATAGTATTTTTCTCATTTAGatacttaagtttttttttgtttaagcaatacttaaattattaatttcatctCATTTTACTCTCAAAACAAGATACCAATCAATAAAAAGTGACATATGGTCCATTCTTACAAGACACCGTACAACTTTGAGATAAAATGGACAAAATTGATAGTTAAGCAGGATTAAATCcacaaatttgaaaatcaaaattttaaaattcgaaaagtattggaattaaaaatgactaaattaaaatatgatgattaagtaacaatttttgtaaattacaaagactaataatagaatttaacctTTTATAGTTGTAAAAGAAAGCCAGCGAGCTGGTGGAGCCGTGTAGACCACAAATACTAACTGTTGGTAGAGTTGCTGTTATGGAACACTGACTGAGTGGGTGTGTATGTGGCATTATTTGTTTCCTTCACTTCTCATCTTCCTGTTTGCCTTTGTTAAGTTTTGATTGGATTAGTGGCCATAATTGAGGGAGAGAGCGGCAATGGAGTCACCGTT contains:
- the LOC107909153 gene encoding 40S ribosomal protein S19-3, with protein sequence MEAARTVKDVSPHDFVKAYAAHLKRSGKIELPSWTDIVKTGKLKELPPYDPDWYYIRAASMARKIYLRGGLGVGAFRRIYGGAKRNGSRPRHFCKSSGSVARHILQQLQNVNIIDIDPKGGRRITSNGQRDLDQVAGRIAVAI
- the LOC107909154 gene encoding SKP1-like protein 14; amino-acid sequence: MSTTVPRKITLRTADNHEFEVDEAVAMELGTVKTFFDENPDATDEPIPLPNVSSKCLSTIIEYCKLHLSLRARGNDSSSAEEEGKVYDEEMIKTHDNESLIELILAVNYLNIKDMLDTLNQGVADRIKNKSVEHVRRFFGIENDYTPEEEAEIRAQYEWAFEGVDPDDD